GCTCATCCTGTTACGAACCAATCCTAGAGTTCGAGTCACTGTACACGTCACCGCACGAGAACACCCGCCAAAAATccctgtaaaaaaaaaaaaaaacacacaaaacacaaaacgtGCGTGAAAATGTTGCTCTCCAAGATCTGAAAGCTACGACACAATCTCTATCTTCTGTTTTTCATTCATTACTATATATATCAAACAGATCCTAATTTTGAAACCTAGGTCTCCAAATCTTCCAATTAGGGTTCctcaaaattgatttttctaAAATCCCCAAACCCTAGCCTTTTCaattagggttttttgttttggtttggttcCGATGGCGATAATCGGCGACGCTCTTCGCCAAGCGTTCATGCCGAAGCACGAGTACCAGAGCCTCAGGGACGAAGAGAAAGCTTGGGGAAAGCTTCAGAGACCTCTTGTGGTGACTCTCATGGCGCTCGTTTCGGTCACGGTGATCGTAAGTACGGTTATCAGCTTGAACATCGTGTTCCCCGGTAGCAATGGAAAGAGACCGTTTTGTAGCGACGAGAGGCTTCAGCCTCTGCCTTTTAACGCTAAAGGCCGAGGCTATATCGAGCATTTTCCGGGTGCTTTTTTTCTTACGGATCAGCAAACTGTGGATTATTACTGGATGGTTGTGTTCCTTCCTtcaatcttcattttctttgtctCGCTTGCCTATCTTGTTGCGGGTAAGCAAAAATTTTGCAGACTTTTGCTGTCTCATTTGTTTCGATTTTTTGATATGTGAATTgggtttttcagttttcagttctTTGTGTTGGTTTGGTATATGAATAGAAAAAGATTATAGGTGATTTGCTTcttatcaaaagaagaaaaaacaaaagctgtataaagaataaaatttgttgttgcTTATGGCTCCTTTCCTCTGTTTCATATCGATGCTAAGTTTTTGGAAAGTAGTGTGAATTTAAGATGTAGCTGCAGATTTGGGAATTGGGATATATGGGAAATGGAATGCAGGGTTATTTGGTATTTGCTCTTATAGTATTTGGGGAGCTTTGTGCACTGGGTGCGacctttttatattatttaggAGCTTataagattatcaaattctGAGGATTCACTGCCTTTCTAAACTTGATATTGATTCCAAAAAATAGTCATTGTATGTATAATGTAATTAATagacctatcaaaaaaaagtataatgtaATTAATAGGGCATGTTGTgtgtggaaaaaaaatctaaatgaaAAGGTTAATAACGAAGTATTCGGTTTGATTCCAAATGTTAGtcattttatgtataatttgatTTATAGGGCATTTTGTGTGCggaaaatttaaatgaaaaagttaataattaagTATTCAGACTTAACATCGTCAACTGTTTAATTTGTATTCttaagtagttgatttgcaTGCTGTAGCATGGGGATATGCTGTCTGTGCAACATCCTAAGCATAAAGCATACTTACTTGAATGGGAATCCAGTCTGAAATATGTATACAGTGAGATGCAGGGAGTCTAATTGGAAACTCTATAATTGCCTTATGAAaaccctttttctctcttcttctgtgCTAAGTCAAGAAAGTACAAAAGTTTTCCAAACTTCTTGTTATGAAATTTTATCTTCATCTTCTCCAATCATGTCTGAGGCATAGGGTTCTGGCCAGAGACCTAgaatttttatctaaatttataaacttttgctacttgttttaTCAAATGTAGGATCTTTTAGATATTGGGTTTGCAAAATTGAGCATTGAAGCATTTGAAGTCACTGCACTGCTGTGTAAACTGATATATGTGACAAGAATGAAGGACCAAACACCCTTTGTTGTGTACTCTATGTATTTATCAATTGGGTTGTATTATTTGCAGCATTGTTGTTTACCAGAAAGAACCTGGCAATATTTTCTGGCCTCTTGTATATAAGCTCTGATCCTTCAGTTGTACACTATTATATGGAAAAGTCATGGTCTGCATTGATATTTAGTTGCTCTGGGATCAAATCTGAGGGATGTTGTTTCATTGGAAAATTTCTCACATAGGTTCTACATTGTTTATTTGTAATTATAACTAGGTAATctactacttttttttaagcctgatgattttcatttctcataGTTTTAGTTTTGCCACAGGAATAACTGTTGCTTATTCTGCTCCAACAAGACATGGGTGCTTAAAAGTAGTTGAGAATAATTACTGTGCTTCAAAAAGAGGTAtgctctctctttccctttctgTGATTGGCTTTTTTCTCATGTGGTATTGTTCTTTCCTGCTGAATGTTTGGCTAAATAACACCccctgctctctctctctttcttcaattCTTGAAGACatcaaacaaataattatttacaaaatagaTCAGGAGTGAGCATGTTCTGTTGTATTTTAGAAATAGCTGGACTTAATATTTGGGCGTTTCAATGctttcttctttaaatcattGGTGTTTTTCTCATCTCTGATGCTCAGATtttaactaattaaattcatattttttttttttaaaaaaaaaaaaggtgagtttATACTCAGTTTAGCCTGCAAAATTTTGGTTTATGATGATATATTCTTCCTAAGATAGCCGTATTATGCTTCCTTTGTTTGCCAACAAGACTGAAGAAAGAAAGGTAGGAGCCTTATAGCTTCTAGGTAGTTTGGATATGACTTTATTGATTTGAGGCCGATTTATATGAATAATTAACACCTTTTTGGCCAGGAATATAAGGTACTTgattgcaattattttttaagtgaattattgtttggttgtttgggtGTTGACTGACAACCTCAAATAAATGGATTTTAAGCTTCCTTGTAATCTACAGGTGGGGTTCGTTGTTTGTCTGTGCTGAATGTTGTCTTTGCCATCATCTTTGGTCTTCTTGCATTATTTCTTGGATCAACCCTCCTCACTTTAGGGAACAGCTGTGGTGAGCCCCTGTTTTGGTGCTATGAGATCTCATCATGGGGACTGGTTATTCTTTATGGGGGAACTGCATTTTTCCTAAAAAGGAAAGCAGCAGTTTCTCTTGATGAGAGAGACTCTGGTGGTCGAAACCTTGGGTTGGAAATGTTGGAAGCACATCCCTTGGACGTCACACCAGAGGTGGAAAGGCATGTTAATGAAGGGTTTAAGGCATGGATGGGGTCATCCCTCCTATCTtctgatgaagaagatgaatcTGAGAGTTATCAGGAAGTGCCTCATATTATTCATACTAATTCTAACAGGCAAAGAACGTGATCTTTAAACTAGGTGTTCAGAGCTAGACATCTTCCTTGCAAGCATCTTATGACTGAAGCATTGGGAGAGGAGTTCAGTTTTGTTTATTGAATGCATGAGCTTTGTGATGGTCTCACTGATGTCATTATAACACGAGTTAATGCTAAATTGGCTTGGGATGATGTACACTGTATAAGGTGTTGGTTCTGTCATCTTATTCTTAGGTAATCTTTATAGCTTGTGAATAATTAACTACTTGGAACgggaagaagaggaaaaaagggGGTTGGGGGGTTGGGGGATGAGACGGGAAGCCTGAGTCACAGAAATGGAAGCATTTTTTATACTCTTGCTGGGTTTTGTATCTAGTTTTGGGAATTCTTTGATGACTGATAATTACTAATGGATGTGAGAAATTTCTGCTTCTGACTAAACATGGTCAGATGGTGCACCTGTTGGTGCAGATCCCTTGTTTGAGCACGGGGCTgtgcatattttaatttggctgTCAATATGCGCTACCAGTTTACCATAAGTTACTAGTTATGAGCCTGGTGTTGTGCTTACTTTAATCTGGCTGTGGTCATGAGTGATCATAATTTTTAGTTGGTTCCAGCTGATGTGTTGTGCATGTGTGCACAATGTTTTAAAACCTGGCTACAGAAATGGATGccttttttcaattatttattctttcttattgTTTTTCTCTTAAGATTTGAATATGCTGAGCTATTTATCGAGCATTTATATGTCTAGAAGATTggggaaagaaaaaagggaTGCTATTCTTAAGCAAAATATGGGAGTGAATTGGTTTTAAATCGCAAATCTAATAACTATTCTtacaaactatttataaaaaaataatatgacacTGTGAAATGGTTACTTTGCCACTTTGGCAAGGAGTCCAGCAAGGACAAGCTTAAAATTGTGGTTTCAACTGTCAACATATCTTGAGTCGCCTTCCCAGCCAAGCAGCCTACAAACATGGAATTGTTCCACGTGATTAGGCCGTGGAAATTGCTGCATGTGAATGGATTGGTGCTTATGAGACTCTGACCAGTAATGAAACAAAAGATAAACATATACTAGGATGTTTATagaagtaaaagtaaaaataattaatgtaaagaaaaataaaatgcaaaaataaaagatttgaattgaaaataatgaaaatgattttaaaattttatgtttctttATGATCATTATCTATCTATTCTATctatctgtatatattaagaggattcagaaagttagttattgctttttttcttgtcaaaaatactcttaaattaattaactaacaacttaaaaatgaggttaaaatagtaaattggcaaaagaaagttagttattatttttttattgtcaaaaatacccttacctaaaacttaaaaataaggttaaaatagtaaattgacaaaaataataaattcctacttctgCGTTAAAATGTGTTTCTGTTTCTAATAAACTCTTACTTTTACGTTGATTTAAATTTATACTTCTACTCACTTACTCCCTATAAAATAGAATCATtctttttgttagttttaaaacccCTCCAATCTACAAAATTCACccgaagtattttttttttaacttcatcacgatgtgtttgtttcttctgtcccccttttttttcaattttttttttaaaaaaatttcattactcTAATCTCACGTTTTGAGGGACACATTTCACGAGGTCTGGAATTGAGATTGACAAATGCAATCAATACTCAAATCATTCGTTGAGTAAACAGGTATCTTCCAAAATTCTTGGTAGTATTGATTTATGCATTTATGggggaaataattttttcatcacacccttaggttttttttttttttttttttttttgtgattggaaaaagtagaaatcccaaattataataaatacaaattattaatttttatctaaaaatagaAAGGCTTATGTCTCATGCGTCCTATGCATTGACCCAATAGGATGCTGCCATGTTGTAGCATCTTATTGAGTCCAGTGTACAGGACACTAGACCCAAGCCAAACccctaaaattatttatttaaaaaaattaactatcaAATAAATTAGGCATTGACCCAATAGGATGCTGTCATGTGGTAGCATCTTATCGAGTCCAGTGTACAGGACACTAGATCCAAGCCAAACccctaaaattatttatttaaaaaaattaactatcaaataaataactaatttaGAGTACATAAATAATCCAAATACATTTACTAATCACCAATTCATCAGTTTGACCAGTTGGGTCAGTCTCGACTTTCGATTTAATTTCTATGCTAAATTGGTAATGTGAAACATATGAAAATTTACTATTGAAGATGGATTCATGTTAAGAATTAACGGCTTATAAGTAGGTCAagattttataattcaattgacaTTTTCTGAAGGATCTTTCGGGTACGTCATAAGTTCAAATGAATCAAATCCCCTACTCCAACCAtgaattatcaaaacaaaaaagggcCCATCAGGCAGGCTAACCTATGAGGCTATAATACAGTTAGGGCCAATATATTGGATTTTGGGTGTTTGGGTCTCTCACAAATTCATAATAACCAAAAGTCCAAAATCATCCAAAAACCCAAATATCAATAACGGTAGATccgtttctctctttctctctctcccccacGGTAACGCATAAACCctaacctctctctcttctcactctctcttcctcttctctcAGCCTCAAACGCTTCGCTAACACAAAAAATGGCGAACTTCGATCACGACGACGCACCACCCAACTCGGCGGCTCCACCACCAGTAGCCTCCTCCGATGCCCTCGGGTACGACCCGAATTTCGTACCCGACTCCGTCAAATCCTTCGTGGTTCACCTGTACCGTCACATCCGAGAGAAAAACGTGTACGAGATCCACCAGATGTACGAGACCTCGTTCCAGACACTCTCCGAGCGACTCTTCAAGGACACGCCGTGGCCTTCGGTGGACGCCGTCGCTCACTACGTCGACAACGACCACGTGTTCTGCCTCCTCTACCGTGAGATGTGGTTCCGGCACTTGTACGCGAGGCTTTCACCTACGCTGAAGCAGAGGATCGATTCTTGGGACAATTACTGTAGCTTGTTTCAGGTTGTGCTTCACGGTGTTGTGAACATGCAGCTGCCGAATCAGTGGCTTTGGGATATGGTGGATGAGTTTGTGTACCAGTTTCAGAGCTTCTGTCAGTATAGAGCTAAGATGAAGAACAAGACAGAACAAGAGATTGCGCTTCTCACTCAATTCGATCAGGTcatttcatcatcttcttcttttgtttctatATTGCTTAATGAGAATGGATTGCTCGGTTGGTGAATTTGATTGCGTAATTGAATTGATATAGTTTCAAATTGCGTTGTAGTTAATTGTTTGGAACAAATGTGGTGAGtgataagaaat
The sequence above is drawn from the Quercus lobata isolate SW786 chromosome 12, ValleyOak3.0 Primary Assembly, whole genome shotgun sequence genome and encodes:
- the LOC115972470 gene encoding uncharacterized protein LOC115972470; protein product: MAIIGDALRQAFMPKHEYQSLRDEEKAWGKLQRPLVVTLMALVSVTVIVSTVISLNIVFPGSNGKRPFCSDERLQPLPFNAKGRGYIEHFPGAFFLTDQQTVDYYWMVVFLPSIFIFFVSLAYLVAGITVAYSAPTRHGCLKVVENNYCASKRGGVRCLSVLNVVFAIIFGLLALFLGSTLLTLGNSCGEPLFWCYEISSWGLVILYGGTAFFLKRKAAVSLDERDSGGRNLGLEMLEAHPLDVTPEVERHVNEGFKAWMGSSLLSSDEEDESESYQEVPHIIHTNSNRQRT